The proteins below come from a single Mustela nigripes isolate SB6536 chromosome 14, MUSNIG.SB6536, whole genome shotgun sequence genomic window:
- the HPDL gene encoding 4-hydroxyphenylpyruvate dioxygenase-like protein: protein MAVHARRLCHIAFHVPAGQPLTQDLQRLFGFQPLAVREAEGWRQLALRSGDAVFLVNEGAGLGEPLYGLDPRHAVPSATNLCFDVADAGAAARALVAQGCSVPVPPVSVRDTQGTATYAVVRSPAGNLSLTLLERAGVRGPFLPGFQPVSSAASPSWVSHVDHLTLACIPGSSPTLMRWFHDCLDFHHLPLSPDEDPETGLEVTAGSGRGGLKLTALQTPPGSAVPTLVLAETLPGASSGQDQVEQFLTRHRGPGLQHVGLYTPNIVEATERVAAAGGQLLAPPEAYYEQPGKERQILAAGHEPSLLARQGILLDGDEGKFLLQVFTKSLFPEDTFFLELIQRQGATGFGQGNIRALWQSVQEQATREWEA, encoded by the coding sequence ATGGCCGTGCACGCCCGTCGTCTGTGCCACATTGCCTTCCACGTGCCGGCGGGGCAGCCCCTGACCCAGGATCTGCAGCGTCTCTTCGGTTTCCAGCCCCTGGCCGTGCGGGAGGCAGAAGGCTGGCGGCAGTTGGCCCTGCGCAGCGGCGACGCGGTCTTTTTGGTGAACGAGGGCGCAGGGCTGGGGGAGCCGCTGTACGGCCTGGACCCACGTCATGCTGTGCCCAGTGCCACCAACCTGTGTTTCGACGTGGCGGACGCGGGCGCTGCCGCCCGGGCATTGGTCGCGCAGGGCTGCAGCGTGCCGGTGCCCCCGGTTAGCGTGAGGGATACGCAGGGCACAGCCACCTACGCTGTGGTCCGCTCGCCTGCCGGCAACCTCAGCCTGACACTCCTGGAGCGTGCGGGCGTCCGAGGGCCTTTCCTCCCAGGATTCCAGCCCGTATCCTCTGCAGCCAGCCCGAGCTGGGTCAGCCACGTGGACCACCTGACCCTGGCCTGCATCCCTGGCAGCTCCCCCACACTGATGCGCTGGTTCCACGACTGCCTAGATTTTCACCACCTGCCACTGAGTCCAGATGAGGACCCCGAGACAGGCCTCGAGGTGACAGCAGGATCTGGGAGAGGGGGACTGAAGCTCACGGCCCTGCAGACCCCACCAGGCAGTGCTGTCCCCACTCTCGTGCTGGCTGAGACCCTACCAGGGGCTTCTAGTGGACAGGACCAGGTGGAGCAGTTCCTGACCCGGCACAGGGGACCAGGACTGCAGCACGTGGGGCTCTACACGCCGAACATTGTAGAAGCCACTGAGCGGGTAGCAGCAGCTGGGGGCCAGCTGCTGGCTCCCCCTGAGGCATACTACGAACAGCCAGGCAAGGAAAGGCAGATCCTAGCTGCTGGGCATGAGCCTAGCCTGCTGGCCCGACAGGGGATCCTGCTGGATGGCGATGAAGGCAAGTTTCTGCTTCAGGTCTTCACCAAGTCTCTCTTTCCAGAGGACACCTTCTTCCTGGAGCTGATTCAGAGGCAGGGGGCCACAGGCTTTGGCCAGGGCAACATCCGGGCCCTATGGCAGTCGGTGCAGGAGCAAGCCACCAGGGAATGGGAAGCCTGA
- the MUTYH gene encoding adenine DNA glycosylase isoform X5: MLKWPTLQDLASASLEEVNQLWAGLGYYSRARRLQEGARKVVEELGGHVPRTAETLQQLLPGVGRYTAGAIASIAFGQAAGVVDGNVVRVLCRVRAIGADPSSTLVSQHLWSLAQQLVDPARPGDSNQAAMELGATVCTPQHPRCSQCPVQSLCRAHWRVEREQHLALQNLPGSPDVEECAPSTGQCQLCAPPMEPWDQTLGVTNFPRKASRRPPREECSAVCVLEQPRARGGPRILLVQRPSSGLLAGLWEFPCVTAEPSRPCEHQALLGELQRWAGPLPATHLQHLGQVVHTFSHIKLTYQVYSLALDGHTPVTATPPGARWLTREEFHTAAVSTAMKKVFRVYEGQQPGTRKGSKRSPVSTPSSRKRPGPGQQVLDNFFRPHLPTDAPHLNSTAQ; the protein is encoded by the exons GAGGTCAACCAGCTCTGGGCGGGCCTGGGCTACTATTCTCGAGCCCGGCGGCTGCAGGAAGGAGCCCGGAAG GTGGTAGAGGAGCTAGGCGGCCACGTGCCACGTACAGCAGAGACCCTGCAGCAGCTCCTGCCTGGCGTGGGGCGGTACACAGCTGGAGCCATTGCCTCCATTGCCTTTGGACAG GCAGCCGGTGTGGTAGACGGGAATGTCGTACGGGTCCTGTGCCGAGTCCGAGCCATTGGTGCGGACCCCAGCAGCACCCTCGTCTCCCAGCATCTCTG GAGCTTAGCCCAGCAGCTGGTAGACCCTGCCCGGCCCGGGGACTCAAACCAAGCGGCCATGGAGCTGGGGGCCACAGTGTGCACCCCGCAGCACCCACGCTGCAGCcagtgcccagtgcagagcctgtgCCGTGCACACTGGAGG GTGGAGCGGGAACAGCACTTGGCCCTGCAGAACCTGCCAGGCAGCCCCGACGTGGAGGAGTGCG ctcccagcacGGGGCAGTGCCAGCTGTGTGCGCCTCCCATGGAGCCCTGGGACCAGACACTGGGAGTGACCAACTTCCCCAGAAAAGCCAGCCGCAGGCCCCCCAGGGAGGAGTGCTCTGCCGTCTGTGTTCTGGAGCAGCCCAGGGCCCGTGGAGGTCCTCGAATTCTGCTGGTGCAGAGGCCCAGCTCAG GTTTGCTGGCAGGACTGTGGGAGTTCCCCTGTGTGACTGCAGAGCCCTCCAGGCCATGTGAGCACCAGGCCCTGCTGGGGGAGCTGCAGCGCTGGGCTGGGCCCCTCCCAGCCACCCACCTCCAGCACCTGGGGCAG GTGGTCCACACCTTCTCTCACATCAAGCTGACATATCAAGTATACAGTCTGGCCCTGGACGGGCACACCCCAGTGACCGCCACGCCACCTGGCGCTCGCTGGCTGACCCGCGAGGAGTTTCACACTGCTGCTGTGTCCACCGCTATGAAAAAG GTGTTCCGTGTGTATGAGGGCCAACAGCCAGGCACCCGCAAG GGTTCCAAACGGTCCCCAGTGTCTACTCCATCCAGCCGGAAAAGGCCCGGCCCGGGCCAGCAAGTCCTGGATAATTTCTTCCGGCCTCACCTCCCCACGGATGCACCCCACCTCAACAGTACGGCCCAGTGA